A region of Lacinutrix sp. Hel_I_90 DNA encodes the following proteins:
- a CDS encoding YCF48-related protein, whose protein sequence is MKFTKILLLLISFNTFAQTWQEAPNIPSNTNGTRFDDVFFLNESLGWAANGYNAAVFKTIDGGLNWTEQLNNTILGSNHYFRNIEFLDENIGFLGTLNGKFYKTTDGGANWADVIITPNPPAICGIDAVGASTIYACGAYFEPAHIIKSTDSGVTWTYTDMSAHANALVEIKFLDELNGFAAGRNNTGAVVLKTNDGGATWSTIYNATIPGEYIWKLQILESNTDVIFGSLYASAPNPGKLIKSLDGGVTWTVYNAPETDIEAVGFISETKGWMGGHNTGFFETLDGGATWTDLNIGGNLNRIFIMSNALAYASGSSIYKYTSETLSTNTSEIITKKDLEIKFTENPVGKVLELTINFNAHDNLLIDLYDINGKFIKQLTRDTIRDTIIKTYSFPVEALTPGTYILNFHNNSGRTAKRFVKL, encoded by the coding sequence ATGAAATTTACGAAGATATTATTACTATTAATTAGCTTCAATACTTTTGCTCAAACCTGGCAGGAGGCACCAAACATTCCTTCAAATACTAATGGCACTCGTTTTGATGATGTCTTTTTTTTAAATGAAAGCTTAGGCTGGGCTGCCAATGGGTATAACGCAGCCGTTTTTAAAACGATAGACGGCGGTTTAAATTGGACCGAGCAACTTAACAATACCATACTAGGCAGCAACCACTATTTTAGAAATATTGAATTTCTAGACGAAAACATCGGATTCCTAGGTACATTAAATGGCAAATTCTACAAAACTACAGATGGTGGTGCTAACTGGGCAGACGTTATAATAACCCCCAATCCCCCCGCAATTTGTGGTATAGACGCCGTTGGCGCCTCAACAATATATGCGTGTGGTGCTTATTTTGAACCAGCACATATTATTAAGTCTACAGATAGCGGCGTGACATGGACCTATACAGATATGTCAGCCCATGCAAATGCACTCGTTGAAATAAAATTTTTAGATGAACTAAATGGCTTTGCTGCCGGAAGAAATAATACAGGAGCTGTTGTACTAAAAACAAACGATGGAGGTGCAACCTGGAGCACTATTTACAATGCAACAATTCCCGGGGAGTACATATGGAAACTTCAAATTTTAGAAAGCAATACTGATGTCATTTTCGGTTCGCTATATGCGAGTGCTCCTAATCCTGGCAAGTTAATTAAATCCTTAGATGGCGGTGTTACTTGGACAGTTTACAATGCTCCAGAAACAGATATTGAAGCTGTTGGTTTTATATCGGAAACAAAGGGCTGGATGGGAGGTCACAATACCGGTTTTTTTGAAACTTTAGATGGCGGTGCTACTTGGACTGATTTGAATATTGGTGGCAATTTAAACCGTATTTTTATAATGAGCAACGCGCTAGCTTATGCTTCAGGAAGCTCCATATATAAGTATACTTCAGAAACCTTGAGCACGAATACCTCTGAAATAATAACAAAAAAAGACCTCGAGATAAAATTTACAGAAAATCCAGTTGGTAAAGTATTAGAACTTACAATTAATTTTAATGCTCATGATAACCTTCTTATTGATTTATATGATATCAATGGTAAATTCATTAAACAATTAACGCGTGATACCATTAGAGACACCATAATTAAAACCTATTCATTTCCAGTAGAAGCATTAACTCCAGGAACTTACATTTTAAATTTTCATAATAACTCAGGAAGGACTGCTAAGAGATTTGTTAAGCTTTAG
- a CDS encoding DUF2911 domain-containing protein codes for MKKSTLFTAITFLFLTLLSVNLNAQEFSDLDKSPMDVAAFPSSYKESNKLVKITYSRPQLKGRTLEKLAPNEKVWRTGANEAAEITFYVDMKMGDQAIPAGTYTFYVIPGEKEWTAIISKDLNVWGSYYYNEANDVARLAVPVKDADESLEAFSIAFEKSEDGVHMYLGWDKTRVAVPFTK; via the coding sequence ATGAAAAAATCAACTTTATTCACCGCTATTACTTTTTTGTTTTTGACACTCCTATCAGTAAATCTTAACGCACAAGAATTTTCAGATTTAGACAAAAGCCCAATGGATGTTGCTGCATTCCCATCAAGTTATAAAGAATCTAACAAGCTTGTAAAAATTACTTACAGCAGACCTCAATTAAAAGGAAGAACTCTAGAAAAATTGGCACCTAATGAAAAAGTATGGAGAACGGGAGCAAACGAAGCCGCAGAGATTACATTTTACGTAGATATGAAAATGGGAGACCAAGCTATCCCTGCTGGGACTTATACTTTTTATGTTATTCCTGGTGAAAAAGAATGGACTGCTATTATTAGCAAAGATTTAAATGTTTGGGGGAGTTATTATTATAATGAAGCCAATGATGTTGCAAGACTTGCAGTCCCTGTAAAAGACGCTGATGAATCTCTAGAAGCCTTTTCAATTGCTTTTGAAAAATCTGAAGACGGCGTTCATATGTACTTAGGGTGGGACAAAACGAGAGTTGCAGTGCCTTTCACAAAGTAA
- a CDS encoding 7-carboxy-7-deazaguanine synthase QueE, protein MKQEIQDLVNQGKMLPLMEEFYTIQGEGFHKGTAAYFIRIGGCDVGCHWCDVKESWIADLHPPTATEKIVANAKKYSDTIVVTGGEPLMWDMTELTRQLKAEGMQVHIETSGAYELSGTWDWICLSPKKMKLPTEGVYKKANELKTIIYNKDDFRFAEEEAAKVGPDCILYMQPEWSKRDAMIPLIVDYVMANPKWKVSLQTHKYLNIP, encoded by the coding sequence ATGAAACAAGAAATTCAAGATTTAGTAAACCAAGGAAAAATGTTACCTCTAATGGAGGAGTTCTACACTATTCAAGGCGAGGGCTTCCATAAGGGAACTGCTGCTTATTTTATTCGAATAGGGGGTTGTGATGTAGGGTGTCATTGGTGTGACGTCAAAGAGAGTTGGATAGCAGACTTACACCCGCCTACAGCAACTGAAAAAATCGTAGCCAATGCAAAAAAGTATAGTGATACTATAGTGGTAACAGGAGGCGAACCACTCATGTGGGACATGACAGAGCTTACTAGGCAATTAAAAGCAGAGGGGATGCAAGTGCATATTGAAACCTCTGGCGCTTATGAGTTATCTGGCACTTGGGATTGGATTTGTTTGTCACCAAAGAAAATGAAACTCCCAACAGAAGGTGTTTACAAAAAAGCCAACGAACTAAAAACAATTATTTATAATAAAGACGATTTTCGCTTCGCGGAAGAAGAAGCCGCTAAAGTTGGCCCTGATTGTATTTTATATATGCAACCAGAGTGGAGTAAACGAGATGCAATGATTCCTCTTATTGTAGATTATGTGATGGCAAATCCAAAATGGAAAGTGTCACTACAAACGCATAAGTATTTAAATATTCCATAA
- a CDS encoding helicase HerA-like domain-containing protein, whose amino-acid sequence MSNTAFFLDHITKGYQTKGDFITLGSAMLDGQTVQGAFVKVPLKTMNRHGLIAGATGTGKTKTLQVLAENLSDKGIPVLLMDVKGDLSGLAQPSPGHPKIEERHELIGLPFEAKGFPVEILSLSEQNGVRLRATISEFGPVLLSRILDLSDTQGGVLAVIFKYCDDNKLPLLDLKDFKKILQYATAEGKAEFEAEYGRISSASTGAILRKIVEIEQQGGDRFFGEKSFEVEDLLRTNRDGKGYINIIRLTDIQDKPKLFSTFMLSLLAEIYETLPEQGDSEKPELIMFIDEAHLIFNEASKALLNQIESIVKLIRSKGVGLYFVTQNPTDVPEGVLSQLGLKIQHALRAFTAKDRKAIKLAAQNYPDTDYYNTAEILTSLGTGEALVSALDEKGRPTPLAATMMRAPMSRMDILTPNELQALLDDSKLVLKYNETIDRESAYELLNEKIEQAEEVKAKAEAKAEKEEAEARARKVDSRTTTRRRSSAQNPIIKVLTSATFIRSVFGILKKVI is encoded by the coding sequence ATGTCAAACACAGCATTTTTTTTAGATCATATTACTAAGGGATACCAAACTAAAGGCGATTTTATAACCTTAGGTTCGGCGATGCTTGACGGTCAAACAGTACAAGGTGCTTTTGTAAAAGTACCTTTAAAAACAATGAATCGTCATGGTTTAATTGCTGGTGCTACCGGTACAGGAAAAACTAAGACACTTCAAGTTTTAGCTGAAAATTTAAGCGATAAAGGCATTCCTGTGTTACTTATGGATGTAAAAGGAGATTTAAGCGGATTAGCGCAACCAAGTCCTGGTCACCCAAAAATTGAGGAACGTCACGAACTAATTGGATTACCATTTGAAGCCAAAGGTTTTCCTGTCGAAATTCTATCGCTCTCAGAGCAAAATGGTGTGCGTTTGCGTGCAACAATTAGTGAGTTTGGCCCCGTTTTATTGTCTCGTATTTTAGATTTAAGCGACACCCAAGGCGGTGTTTTAGCCGTCATATTTAAATACTGTGATGACAATAAATTACCCCTTTTAGATTTAAAAGATTTTAAAAAAATATTACAATACGCAACGGCTGAAGGTAAAGCTGAATTTGAAGCAGAATACGGAAGAATCTCTAGTGCATCTACTGGGGCTATTCTAAGAAAAATTGTAGAAATAGAACAACAAGGAGGCGACCGCTTCTTTGGAGAAAAGAGTTTTGAGGTTGAAGATCTCCTGCGCACTAATAGAGATGGAAAAGGCTATATCAATATCATTCGTCTAACAGATATTCAGGATAAACCAAAATTATTTTCAACCTTCATGCTAAGTTTATTAGCTGAAATTTATGAAACCCTACCTGAGCAAGGCGATTCTGAGAAACCAGAACTTATTATGTTCATTGACGAGGCGCATTTAATTTTTAATGAAGCCTCTAAAGCCTTACTCAATCAGATTGAAAGCATTGTTAAATTAATTCGTAGTAAAGGTGTTGGCTTATACTTCGTGACTCAAAACCCAACAGACGTTCCAGAAGGTGTATTAAGTCAGTTAGGTTTAAAAATTCAACATGCACTGCGCGCTTTTACCGCTAAAGATCGAAAAGCGATTAAATTGGCTGCACAAAATTATCCTGATACAGACTATTATAACACGGCTGAGATTCTAACCTCATTAGGAACAGGCGAAGCGCTAGTTTCTGCATTAGATGAGAAAGGCCGCCCAACACCTCTAGCTGCAACCATGATGCGTGCGCCAATGAGTCGCATGGACATTTTAACACCTAATGAATTACAAGCCTTACTGGATGATTCTAAATTAGTTTTAAAGTACAACGAAACTATTGATAGAGAAAGTGCCTATGAACTCTTAAACGAAAAAATTGAGCAAGCTGAAGAAGTCAAGGCAAAAGCAGAGGCTAAAGCTGAAAAAGAAGAAGCTGAAGCTAGAGCGCGAAAGGTCGATAGTCGAACAACTACGAGACGGAGAAGCAGCGCCCAAAATCCAATAATTAAAGTATTAACCAGTGCTACATTTATTCGTAGTGTGTTTGGGATTTTAAAAAAGGTCATCTAG
- a CDS encoding YitT family protein, which yields MNPLFSKFLIDVARKRIEAKQLKKQPVTRIQIEPVLNNIKVELSHAIRESIFIIIGVFSAGFGLKGFLLPNHFIDGGATGISLLLQNITSLSLSIVLVLVNIPFLILATQTIGKKFAMKSIVAIALLALAVHFIDYPIITEDKLLISIFGGFFLGLGIGMAMRGGSVIDGTEVLAIYLSRKLSLTIGDVLLLINIIIFSIGAYVLSIETALYAILTYLAAAKTVDFIVDGVEEYIGVTIISKEYEAIRIMLTEKLRRACTVYAGKGGFGKPGDKFDKEIIYIIITRLELARLQTEIDKVDKKAFIIMNVVKDLKGGMIKRKPLK from the coding sequence ATGAATCCACTTTTTTCTAAATTTTTAATAGATGTAGCTCGTAAAAGAATTGAGGCGAAACAGCTAAAAAAACAACCGGTAACCCGCATTCAAATTGAACCAGTTCTAAACAACATAAAAGTTGAACTAAGTCATGCCATAAGAGAATCTATTTTCATTATTATTGGTGTTTTTTCAGCTGGTTTTGGGCTTAAAGGCTTTTTGCTACCCAACCATTTTATAGATGGTGGTGCCACTGGTATTTCGTTATTACTGCAAAATATCACTTCGCTTTCATTGAGTATTGTACTCGTACTTGTAAACATTCCCTTCCTAATTTTAGCTACTCAAACCATTGGTAAAAAGTTTGCCATGAAAAGTATTGTCGCCATAGCATTGTTAGCTTTAGCTGTTCACTTTATTGATTATCCAATAATCACAGAAGACAAGCTATTAATTTCAATTTTTGGTGGCTTCTTTTTAGGATTGGGTATTGGTATGGCGATGCGTGGTGGCAGTGTTATTGATGGCACCGAGGTATTAGCGATTTATTTGAGCCGAAAACTATCATTAACAATCGGTGATGTACTCCTTTTAATAAATATTATCATTTTTTCCATAGGGGCCTACGTGCTTTCCATTGAAACGGCACTTTATGCCATTTTAACCTATCTCGCTGCTGCAAAAACTGTAGATTTTATTGTAGATGGTGTTGAAGAATATATTGGGGTAACCATTATTTCTAAAGAATACGAAGCAATTAGAATCATGCTTACCGAAAAATTAAGACGCGCATGCACCGTTTATGCTGGTAAAGGTGGTTTTGGAAAACCAGGAGACAAATTTGATAAGGAAATCATTTATATTATTATTACTAGGCTGGAACTAGCACGCTTACAGACAGAGATTGATAAAGTTGACAAGAAGGCTTTTATTATTATGAATGTTGTAAAAGACTTAAAAGGCGGTATGATAAAAAGAAAGCCATTAAAATAG
- a CDS encoding cupin domain-containing protein — MKKYTIQNKPFVVPTTDGKLIEEHFGQATDNNKEISIAHMIAPAGWSEPFQTPEFDEYTYIIRGKKQFIIEGEEIILEAGHSIKIERNTRVQYSNPFTVACEYIAICTPAFSMDKVNREE, encoded by the coding sequence ATGAAAAAATACACAATACAAAACAAACCATTCGTCGTGCCAACTACAGACGGAAAATTAATAGAGGAGCATTTTGGACAAGCAACAGATAACAATAAAGAAATTAGTATTGCACATATGATTGCACCTGCTGGTTGGAGTGAACCGTTTCAAACACCAGAGTTCGACGAGTATACCTACATTATAAGAGGCAAAAAACAGTTCATTATTGAAGGCGAAGAAATTATTCTTGAAGCAGGTCACTCTATAAAAATAGAACGCAATACACGCGTACAATACTCAAATCCGTTTACAGTGGCGTGTGAATATATAGCGATTTGTACACCTGCTTTTTCTATGGATAAAGTAAATAGAGAAGAATAA
- a CDS encoding alpha/beta hydrolase: MSNSIIKIIGNTFNLLSYFSPRYASEKALDLFATPRQGRILDSQRAFLNTAETVHLKYEDLKITTYQWKGNDKTILLAHGWESNTHRWEDLIHLLKDLDYNVVSLDAPAHGASSGKKFNAVMYSECIHVAAEHFNPQVIIGHSVGGMSTGFYQYTYQNKSIEKLILLGAPSEFTGVFKRYVEMLGYNKRIENGLNKLIIERFNKAPSYFSLANFAKTIKTKTLIIHDIEDKIIPHDDAEQIAKSHSNVEFITTNGFGHGLRNETVYDHVLDFLAS; this comes from the coding sequence ATGTCAAATTCAATTATTAAAATTATTGGTAACACCTTCAATCTCCTAAGTTATTTTTCACCAAGATATGCCTCAGAAAAAGCATTAGATTTATTTGCTACACCAAGACAAGGTCGCATTTTAGACAGTCAGAGAGCCTTTTTAAACACTGCAGAAACGGTTCATTTAAAATATGAAGACCTCAAAATTACAACGTACCAATGGAAAGGGAATGACAAAACCATTCTACTGGCTCACGGTTGGGAAAGTAACACACACCGTTGGGAAGATTTAATTCATCTTTTAAAAGATTTAGATTATAATGTGGTATCTCTTGATGCACCTGCACATGGCGCTTCCAGTGGTAAAAAATTTAATGCCGTAATGTATTCTGAATGTATACATGTGGCAGCAGAGCATTTTAATCCGCAAGTAATTATCGGCCATTCCGTAGGCGGTATGTCTACAGGCTTCTATCAATACACCTATCAAAACAAGTCCATAGAAAAGCTTATTTTATTAGGAGCACCTTCTGAATTTACAGGTGTTTTTAAGCGCTATGTTGAGATGTTAGGCTATAATAAACGTATTGAAAATGGCCTTAATAAACTAATTATTGAACGTTTTAACAAAGCGCCTTCTTATTTTTCATTAGCCAATTTTGCTAAAACAATTAAGACTAAGACGCTCATTATTCATGATATAGAGGATAAAATTATTCCCCATGACGATGCTGAACAAATTGCCAAAAGCCATAGTAATGTGGAATTCATTACTACCAACGGTTTTGGTCACGGATTAAGAAATGAAACGGTTTACGATCATGTTTTAGACTTCCTTGCTAGTTAA
- the rluF gene encoding 23S rRNA pseudouridine(2604) synthase RluF — translation MDIKLTRLNKYLSEVGYCSRREADRLIDAGRVTINGVVPEMGTKVTESDLVEVDGKPITDRKSDFVYLAFNKPVGIVCTTDTRVEKDNIIDFLKYPKRVFPIGRLDKPSEGLIFLTDDGDIVNKILRASNNHEKEYLVTVDKPISQTFIKRMAGGIYLEDLDKTTKKCAVKKVDSHTFKIILTQGLNRQIRRMCEYLTYEVTSLKRTRIMNIKLDIPVGEYREFTAEELKTLNLLLEDSDKNYKQNIETEKIKTISRRKQ, via the coding sequence ATGGATATAAAACTCACCAGACTTAATAAATACCTTAGTGAAGTAGGCTACTGCTCACGCCGTGAAGCCGACCGTTTAATTGATGCTGGACGTGTAACTATTAATGGTGTTGTACCAGAAATGGGAACAAAAGTAACCGAAAGTGATTTAGTTGAAGTGGATGGAAAACCAATTACAGACCGTAAATCTGATTTCGTCTATCTTGCTTTTAATAAACCCGTTGGCATTGTTTGTACTACAGACACCCGTGTGGAAAAGGATAACATTATCGATTTTTTAAAATATCCAAAGCGTGTTTTTCCTATTGGTCGTTTAGATAAACCCAGTGAAGGGTTGATTTTTTTAACAGATGATGGCGATATCGTAAATAAAATATTACGAGCGAGTAACAATCATGAAAAAGAATATCTAGTCACCGTAGATAAACCAATATCTCAAACCTTTATAAAAAGAATGGCCGGTGGTATTTACTTAGAAGATTTAGACAAAACCACCAAAAAATGCGCGGTTAAAAAAGTAGACTCCCATACCTTTAAAATTATTTTAACACAAGGTTTAAACCGTCAAATTCGCCGCATGTGTGAGTATTTAACCTATGAAGTAACTTCTCTGAAGCGCACGCGAATTATGAATATAAAATTAGATATTCCTGTTGGTGAATACCGTGAATTTACTGCTGAAGAATTAAAAACACTCAACTTACTTTTAGAAGATTCTGACAAAAACTACAAACAAAATATCGAAACTGAAAAAATTAAGACCATTAGCAGAAGAAAACAGTAG
- a CDS encoding VOC family protein yields the protein MNTKTLTPFHIAIPVHNLEDCRIFYRDTLNCEEGRSSDHWVDFNFFGHQLVIHYKAPSKEGTITNPVDGKQVPVPHYGVVLPWETFQAFAEDLKLKNIQFIIEPYIRFEGLVGEQVTMFFNDPAGNALEFKAFKDPSQLFAK from the coding sequence ATGAACACAAAAACCCTCACGCCTTTTCATATCGCTATTCCCGTACATAATTTAGAGGATTGTAGAATTTTTTATCGCGACACTTTAAACTGTGAAGAAGGCAGAAGTAGTGACCATTGGGTAGATTTTAACTTTTTTGGTCACCAATTGGTTATTCATTATAAAGCACCGTCTAAAGAAGGTACTATCACAAATCCCGTTGATGGTAAGCAGGTACCCGTACCACATTACGGTGTGGTATTACCCTGGGAAACCTTTCAAGCTTTTGCTGAAGATTTAAAATTGAAAAACATTCAGTTTATCATTGAACCTTATATTCGTTTTGAAGGCTTGGTTGGCGAACAAGTCACCATGTTTTTTAACGATCCAGCTGGTAATGCCTTAGAGTTTAAAGCGTTTAAAGATCCCTCCCAGTTATTTGCTAAGTAG
- a CDS encoding TIGR02206 family membrane protein, with protein MFFIHPIYNQEFIIGSLQHILPITLGIFLGTAIIYFAKNRCQLKRQQQLFNGLGIFVSLSTVFYHLHLVSKGNYNVITDLPLFICSFISLFIFVFTYYRKYWIYEILLFWIIAGTTHGVITPDIPNAFPDLDFFRYWIVHLGLIIIILYATVVLKMRPTLKSVFKSFLALQLYMAILFRINALLGSNYSYLNEKPVSASILDYLGGWPSYIFVIEVLLIPYFLLIYFPFYISEKVKKKTT; from the coding sequence ATGTTTTTTATACACCCTATTTATAATCAAGAATTTATAATTGGAAGTTTGCAGCATATTCTACCAATTACCTTGGGGATTTTTCTTGGTACTGCCATTATTTATTTTGCTAAGAACAGGTGTCAATTAAAAAGACAACAGCAGCTTTTTAATGGCTTAGGTATTTTTGTATCGCTCTCTACTGTGTTTTACCATTTACATTTGGTTTCGAAAGGGAATTACAATGTTATCACAGACTTGCCGCTGTTTATATGCAGTTTTATCTCGCTTTTTATTTTTGTTTTTACCTATTACAGAAAATATTGGATATACGAAATTCTGCTATTTTGGATTATTGCTGGAACAACACACGGCGTCATAACACCAGACATTCCCAATGCTTTTCCCGACTTAGATTTCTTTAGGTATTGGATAGTACATTTAGGATTAATTATTATCATCCTATATGCCACCGTTGTTCTTAAAATGCGACCAACGCTAAAGAGTGTTTTTAAATCTTTTTTAGCATTACAACTGTATATGGCAATACTATTCAGAATCAATGCCCTTCTGGGTTCAAATTATTCTTATCTTAATGAAAAGCCAGTGTCGGCTTCAATCCTAGATTATCTAGGCGGTTGGCCTAGCTATATTTTTGTGATTGAAGTATTATTAATCCCTTATTTCTTATTGATTTACTTTCCTTTTTATATTTCAGAAAAAGTAAAAAAGAAAACTACTTAG
- a CDS encoding bifunctional 5,10-methylenetetrahydrofolate dehydrogenase/5,10-methenyltetrahydrofolate cyclohydrolase has product MTILDGKKVSNDIKNEIKAEVDRMKANGEKVPHLAAVIVGNDGASLTYVGSKVRACERVGFESTMVRLSNTTSEIELLDKIEELNNNDAIDGFIVQLPLPPQIDTQKVLMAVNPDKDVDGFHPMNFGKMALDMSTFIPATPFGILELLDRYDVSTKGKHTVVIGRSHIVGRPMSILMGRKGFPGNSTVTLTHSHTKNITQITSQADIIISALGVPNFLKAEMVKDDVVIIDVGITRVPDESAPKGYIITGDVDFENVSKKASFITPVPGGVGPMTIAMLLKNTLLARERHRLS; this is encoded by the coding sequence ATGACAATCTTAGACGGTAAAAAAGTAAGCAACGATATTAAAAACGAAATCAAGGCTGAAGTTGACAGAATGAAAGCTAATGGTGAGAAAGTACCTCATTTAGCGGCTGTTATTGTTGGAAATGATGGTGCGAGTTTAACCTATGTTGGAAGTAAAGTGCGGGCTTGCGAACGTGTCGGTTTTGAGTCTACAATGGTGCGTTTGTCTAATACAACCAGTGAGATAGAGTTATTGGATAAAATTGAGGAATTAAATAATAATGATGCTATTGATGGATTTATTGTTCAGTTACCATTGCCACCACAAATTGATACGCAAAAAGTATTAATGGCTGTAAATCCAGATAAGGATGTTGATGGGTTTCACCCGATGAACTTTGGAAAAATGGCCTTAGACATGTCTACTTTTATTCCCGCAACACCATTTGGTATTTTAGAATTATTAGACCGCTACGACGTCTCCACAAAAGGAAAACATACGGTCGTTATTGGTCGTTCGCATATTGTTGGAAGACCCATGAGTATTTTAATGGGACGTAAAGGTTTTCCTGGAAATTCAACAGTGACATTAACCCACAGTCATACTAAAAATATCACACAGATAACGTCTCAGGCAGATATCATTATTTCTGCACTAGGTGTGCCTAACTTTTTAAAAGCAGAAATGGTTAAAGACGATGTGGTCATAATCGATGTGGGTATTACAAGAGTTCCAGATGAGAGTGCACCAAAAGGGTATATTATTACTGGTGATGTGGATTTTGAAAATGTGAGTAAAAAAGCAAGTTTTATCACACCAGTTCCTGGAGGTGTTGGACCAATGACCATTGCTATGCTTCTTAAAAACACCTTGTTAGCACGAGAGCGTCACAGACTTTCATAG
- the ffh gene encoding signal recognition particle protein has product MFNNLSEKLDKALHVLKGHGSITEVNVAETLKEVRRALLDADVNFKIAKDFTNRVKERALGQNVLTTLQPGQLMVKIVKDELTELMGGDAAGLNLTGTPTVILMSGLQGSGKTTFSGKLANYLKTKKTKKPLLVACDVYRPAAIDQLHVVGDQLKIDVYSDKGNTNPVAIAQAGIAHAKQNGHNVVIIDTAGRLAVDEAMMTEISNIHKAIQPQETLFVVDSMTGQDAVNTAKAFNDVLNFDGVILTKLDGDTRGGAAISIKSVVNKPIKFIGTGEKMEAIDVFYPSRMADRILGMGDVVSLVERAQEQFDEEESRKLQKKIAKNQFGFDDFLKQIHQIKKMGNMKDLVGMIPGAGKMMKDVDIDDDAFKHIEAIIHSMTVQERTNPSVINSSRKQRIGKGSGTSVQQVNQLLKQFDQMSKMMKMMQGGKGKAMMQAMKNMK; this is encoded by the coding sequence ATGTTCAATAATTTAAGTGAGAAGTTAGATAAAGCGCTACACGTATTAAAAGGTCACGGAAGCATTACTGAGGTTAATGTTGCCGAAACTTTAAAAGAAGTACGACGTGCACTTTTAGATGCCGATGTTAACTTTAAAATTGCGAAAGATTTTACCAACCGCGTAAAAGAAAGAGCATTAGGTCAAAACGTATTAACAACCTTGCAGCCCGGCCAGTTAATGGTTAAAATTGTAAAAGATGAGTTAACCGAGTTAATGGGAGGCGATGCAGCAGGTTTAAACTTGACGGGTACACCAACCGTTATTTTAATGTCTGGTTTACAAGGTTCTGGTAAAACGACCTTTTCAGGTAAATTAGCGAACTACCTTAAAACTAAAAAAACTAAAAAACCTTTATTGGTAGCCTGTGATGTCTACCGTCCGGCTGCGATAGATCAATTACATGTTGTTGGAGATCAGCTTAAGATTGATGTTTACAGTGATAAAGGCAATACTAATCCTGTAGCCATTGCACAAGCAGGTATTGCCCATGCAAAACAAAATGGGCATAATGTGGTGATTATTGATACTGCTGGTCGTTTAGCTGTAGACGAAGCAATGATGACCGAAATTTCAAACATTCATAAAGCCATTCAGCCACAGGAAACCTTGTTTGTGGTCGATTCTATGACAGGTCAGGATGCTGTAAATACAGCAAAAGCGTTTAACGATGTGCTTAATTTTGATGGTGTTATCTTAACAAAGTTAGATGGTGATACACGTGGTGGCGCTGCGATTTCTATAAAATCGGTAGTGAATAAACCAATTAAGTTTATTGGTACTGGTGAAAAAATGGAAGCGATAGATGTCTTTTATCCCTCACGTATGGCAGATCGTATTCTTGGAATGGGAGATGTCGTGTCTTTGGTAGAAAGAGCGCAAGAACAGTTTGATGAAGAGGAGTCAAGAAAACTTCAGAAAAAAATAGCTAAGAACCAGTTCGGGTTTGATGATTTCTTAAAACAGATTCATCAAATTAAGAAAATGGGGAATATGAAAGACCTTGTCGGCATGATACCGGGTGCAGGTAAAATGATGAAAGATGTAGATATTGATGACGATGCCTTCAAGCATATTGAAGCGATAATTCACTCTATGACAGTGCAGGAAAGAACAAACCCATCGGTTATAAATTCGAGTAGAAAACAACGTATAGGAAAGGGTTCAGGAACTTCTGTGCAACAGGTTAATCAATTGCTAAAACAGTTCGATCAAATGAGCAAGATGATGAAGATGATGCAGGGCGGAAAAGGAAAGGCAATGATGCAGGCGATGAAAAATATGAAGTAA